One window of Cydia pomonella isolate Wapato2018A unplaced genomic scaffold, ilCydPomo1 PGA_scaffold_146, whole genome shotgun sequence genomic DNA carries:
- the LOC133533273 gene encoding beta-1,3-glucan-binding protein-like has translation MAVSAIGCARALVFLFCLAKADDIYNVPEVTIQAFKPKGFRAFIPDAPNLALFVFQGNVNRKIESTQVGELHGEVVSPKNGRWVVELPDVALAVGDVINYHVFASVKSAAYVKDKLTFTVTKLEDYESREAPTTPTNPNCAPTLTRVRGGVACAGQTIFEENFDSLRTDVWQVQQYVPVDHSEHPFVSYQRSAVSVQNGNLRIVPSLQQNQPGFSADSMLDSLDLYKGCTSETSGTCFVQANDGSGIIPPVVSGRITSKPGFAFTYGTVTVRAKLPQGDWLYPEILLEPLMKKFVFGSVNSGVLKIACSRGNKELNSGSTNYGNKVIYSGPVIDTSCHDTLLVKKNSYTFWGDGFHDYSVKWTPERLILSVDGLEYGRIEPASNGLRGLLPASCSAVQLTGMAPFDDHFYITLGLAAGGHTEFPDSSLSQNSHEKPWKNQASKAALRFWNDVDAWKATWQQPELLVDYVKVVAL, from the exons ATGGCAGTGAGCGCGATCGGTTGTGCGCGTGCGCTCGTTTTCCTGTTCTGTCTCGCTAAGGccgatgacatttacaatgtaCCCGAAGTCACAATACAGGCTTTCAAGCCTAAAGGGTTCCGGGCTTTTATACCAG ATGCCCCGAATCTAGCCCTCTTCGTATTCCAAGGCAACGTCAACAGAAAAATCGAGTCCACACAAGTGGGTGAACTCCATGGAGAAGTGGTATCACCCAAAAATGGGAG GTGGGTGGTGGAGCTGCCCGACGTCGCGCTGGCGGTCGGCGACGTCATCAACTACCACGTGTTCGCGTCTGTCAAGAGTGCTGCGTATGTGAAGGATAAGCTGACGTTTACTGTCACCA AATTGGAAGACTACGAGTCGCGTGAAGCCCCAACGACGCCCACAAATCCAAACTGCGCCCCAACTCTTACTCGGGTACGAGGAGGCGTCGCCTGCGCTGGACAGACCATCTTTGAGGAGAACTTTGATTCATTAAGAACAGACGTATGGCAAGTGCAGCAATATGTTCCTGTAGACCATTCT GAGCATCCCTTCGTATCATATCAACGATCTGCAGTCTCTGTGCAGAATGGGAACCTGCGTATCGTCCCATCACTACAGCAGAACCAGCCAGGGTTCTCAGCTGATAGCATGCTCGATTCCTTGGATTTATATAAAGG TTGCACATCAGAAACATCAGGCACTTGTTTCGTCCAAGCTAACGACGGCAGCGGCATCATACCGCCCGTAGTGAGCGGTCGCATCACAAGCAAGCCCGGCTTTGCCTTCACGTACGGAACCGTCACTGTGAGGGCCAAACTGCCGCAGGGAGACTGGTTGTACccag AGATCTTACTGGAACCGTTGATGAAGAAGTTTGTCTTCGGAAGCGTGAACTCGGGAGTTCTGAAGATAGCGTGTTCAAGAGGCAATAAGGAGCTTAATTCCGGATCCACTAACTATGgaaataaa GTGATATACAGCGGGCCGGTCATTGATACCTCTTGCCACGACACATTGCTTGTCAAGAAGAACTCATATACCTTCTGGGGTGACGGTTTTCACGATTATTCTGTCAAATGGACGCCAG AGCGTCTGATACTATCTGTGGACGGACTGGAATACGGTCGTATAGAACCAGCGTCTAACGGGCTGCGGGGGCTACTACCGGCCTCTTGTTCCGCTGTACAACTAACTGGGATGGCACCTTTCGATGACCAC TTCTATATAACCCTCGGCTTGGCTGCAGGTGGACACACAGAATTCCCCGATAGTTCCTTATCACAGAACAGCCATGAGAAACCCTGGAAGAACCAGGCTTCCAAGGCTGCTCTTCGGTTTTGGAACGACGTGGACGCGTGGAAAGCGACGTGGCAGCAACCAGAGCTGTTAGTTGACTATGTCAAAGTGGTTGCCCTGTGA